Proteins encoded in a region of the Streptomyces sp. NBC_01471 genome:
- a CDS encoding winged helix-turn-helix domain-containing protein produces MELEERVAALELRLAAVESADGAAAPRPGGDFWALEGLKQLLGEDEANAAEVADGAVLFTGAVRLPTREQYEWQYGEPTSALLESDWPAAAESFAALGHAVRLRLLREILGGLRTAAALAELDELGTTGQIYHHLRQLTAAGWLKTSGRGQYEVPVERVVPLLVMMSAARP; encoded by the coding sequence GTGGAACTTGAGGAACGGGTTGCCGCTCTCGAACTGCGCCTCGCCGCAGTGGAGTCGGCGGATGGTGCTGCCGCCCCGCGACCGGGCGGCGACTTCTGGGCCCTCGAAGGGCTGAAGCAGCTGCTCGGGGAGGACGAGGCCAACGCGGCCGAAGTGGCCGACGGGGCCGTGCTCTTCACCGGAGCTGTCCGGCTGCCCACCCGGGAGCAGTACGAGTGGCAGTACGGGGAGCCCACTTCAGCCCTGCTGGAGAGCGACTGGCCCGCGGCGGCCGAGTCGTTCGCCGCGCTCGGTCATGCCGTACGGCTCCGGCTGCTCCGCGAAATCCTGGGCGGCCTGCGCACGGCCGCCGCGCTCGCGGAGCTCGATGAGCTGGGTACGACGGGCCAGATCTACCACCACCTGCGTCAACTGACCGCCGCCGGCTGGCTGAAGACGTCCGGGCGTGGTCAGTACGAGGTGCCCGTAGAGCGGGTCGTTCCGTTGCTGGTCATGATGTCGGCCGCCCGGCCGTGA
- a CDS encoding DUF805 domain-containing protein produces the protein MNWYLDVIKNYVGFSGRARRQEYWMFTLFSIIISIVLAIISAVVLDNNWLSGLYSLAVLLPTLAVTVRRLHDTGKSGGWIFIALVPFVGWIVLLVFLASEGERQSNSHGADPKAAAGY, from the coding sequence GTGAACTGGTATCTCGACGTAATCAAGAACTACGTGGGCTTCAGCGGGCGCGCACGCCGCCAGGAGTACTGGATGTTCACGCTGTTCAGCATCATCATCAGCATCGTGCTGGCGATCATTTCCGCAGTGGTGCTCGACAACAACTGGCTCAGTGGCCTCTACAGCCTCGCCGTCCTGCTGCCCACGCTCGCCGTGACCGTGCGCCGCCTGCACGACACCGGCAAGTCCGGCGGCTGGATCTTCATCGCGCTCGTCCCGTTCGTGGGCTGGATCGTCCTGCTCGTCTTCCTCGCATCCGAGGGCGAGCGGCAGAGCAACTCCCACGGAGCCGACCCGAAGGCGGCCGCCGGCTACTGA
- a CDS encoding sterol carrier family protein gives MPPSQKRARRYDFDTTRTAVLAQFEHVRSAVTALTPDQLALPTRLGDWTVRELAAHLVMVVESVSGFLDQEAPAAQELTLLEWPFATASVAVQISDDVRALAAASTPEELFARTAARIGERLPGADGERLLRTRVGAMRLCDYLVTRCVELTVHTDDLNAAAGLEVPYDRQALAACTRLLADALAVKAPGASTEVRVPPFAVVQCIEGPRHTRGTPPNVVETDPLSWIRLATGRTEWQTAVDGAKVAASGERADLSALLPVMS, from the coding sequence ATGCCGCCGTCCCAGAAACGCGCCCGTCGCTACGACTTCGACACGACCCGCACCGCCGTGCTGGCCCAGTTCGAGCACGTGCGGAGCGCGGTGACCGCCCTCACGCCCGATCAACTCGCGCTGCCCACCCGGCTCGGCGACTGGACCGTGCGCGAACTGGCCGCGCATCTCGTCATGGTCGTCGAGAGTGTCAGCGGTTTCCTCGACCAGGAGGCGCCGGCCGCCCAGGAACTGACCCTGCTGGAATGGCCGTTCGCCACCGCTTCGGTCGCCGTCCAGATCTCCGACGACGTCAGGGCGCTCGCCGCCGCCTCCACCCCCGAGGAGCTGTTCGCCCGCACCGCCGCCCGGATCGGCGAGCGACTGCCCGGCGCCGACGGCGAACGGCTGCTCCGCACCCGCGTCGGCGCCATGCGGCTCTGCGACTACCTGGTCACGCGCTGCGTGGAACTGACCGTCCACACCGACGATCTGAACGCGGCCGCCGGACTGGAGGTCCCGTACGACCGCCAGGCCCTGGCCGCCTGCACCCGGCTCCTCGCGGACGCCCTCGCCGTCAAGGCCCCGGGCGCGTCGACGGAGGTGCGGGTCCCGCCGTTCGCCGTCGTCCAGTGCATCGAGGGCCCCCGCCACACCCGGGGCACCCCGCCCAACGTCGTCGAGACCGACCCGCTCAGCTGGATCCGGCTCGCCACCGGGCGTACGGAATGGCAGACGGCGGTGGACGGAGCGAAGGTCGCGGCGAGTGGGGAGCGGGCCGACCTCTCGGCCCTGCTTCCCGTCATGAGCTGA
- a CDS encoding META domain-containing protein: protein MHTQRTAVAALALFALAACGTEKGTAGSSTPAEPDVPLTGTGWTVDSVSADGTVRKAPAGAGIAFEKGRVNGSSGCNHFSAPVTVKDDTLTVGAATSTLVGCPKNLQGYETALHKTLTGRLAVHLSGGKLTLRTGKGDSVTLKRKPAERTPPLVGTAWKVDALTDGASMSTLPRDTAGTARLTFAKDGSVRGKLGCNRVSGMAKVTGSTVTFGPLTTTRMMCKASAMTLERRLLKVLHGPVRYGIQHRALTLTAHDGTGIRATA from the coding sequence ATGCACACGCAACGAACAGCCGTCGCCGCCCTGGCCCTCTTCGCGCTGGCCGCCTGCGGCACGGAAAAAGGAACAGCGGGTTCGAGTACCCCGGCCGAGCCGGACGTCCCCCTCACCGGGACCGGCTGGACCGTCGACAGCGTCTCGGCCGACGGCACCGTGCGGAAGGCCCCGGCCGGTGCCGGCATCGCATTCGAGAAGGGGCGGGTGAACGGCTCGTCCGGCTGCAACCACTTCAGCGCGCCGGTCACCGTCAAGGACGACACCCTCACCGTCGGCGCCGCCACCAGCACGCTTGTCGGCTGCCCGAAGAACCTGCAGGGCTACGAGACCGCGCTCCACAAGACCCTCACCGGCAGGCTCGCCGTCCACCTCAGCGGCGGCAAGCTCACTCTGCGTACCGGGAAGGGCGACTCCGTGACCCTCAAGCGGAAGCCCGCGGAGCGGACCCCTCCGCTCGTCGGGACGGCGTGGAAGGTGGACGCGCTGACCGACGGCGCGAGCATGTCCACCCTTCCACGGGACACGGCCGGCACCGCGCGGCTGACCTTCGCCAAGGACGGCTCGGTCCGCGGGAAGCTGGGCTGCAACAGGGTCAGCGGTATGGCGAAGGTCACGGGCAGCACCGTCACCTTCGGGCCTCTCACCACCACCCGCATGATGTGCAAGGCGTCCGCCATGACCCTGGAGAGGCGGCTGCTCAAGGTGCTCCATGGGCCTGTGCGCTACGGAATCCAGCACCGCGCGCTCACGCTCACGGCCCACGACGGGACCGGAATCCGGGCCACCGCATAG
- the purF gene encoding amidophosphoribosyltransferase, translating into MPRGDGRLNHDLLPGEKGPQDACGVFGVWAPGEEVAKLTYFGLYALQHRGQESAGIAVSNGSQILVFKDMGLVSQVFDETSLSSLQGHIAVGHARYSTTGASVWENAQPTFRATAHGSIALGHNGNLVNTAQLAALVAELPKEHGRSTQLAATNDTDLITALLAGQTDDDGKPLTIEDAAPKVLPEAKGAFSLVFMDEHTLYAARDPQGIRPLVLGRLERGWVVASESAALDICGAAFVREVEPGELIAIDENGLRSTRFAEAKPKGCVFEYVYLARPDTDIAGRNVYLSRVEMGRKLAAEAPAEADLVIATPESGTPAAIGYAEASGIPYGSGLVKNAYVGRTFIQPSQTIRQLGIRLKLNPLKEVIRGKRLVVVDDSIVRGNTQRALVKMLREAGAAEIHIRISSPPVKWPCFFGIDFATRAELIANGMSVDEIATSMGADSLAYISIDGMIEATTIDKPNLCRACFDGVYPMELPDPELLGKQLLETELAAGPASTAAAEALRRP; encoded by the coding sequence GTGCCTCGTGGTGATGGACGACTCAACCACGACCTGCTCCCCGGAGAGAAAGGCCCCCAGGACGCTTGTGGCGTCTTCGGTGTCTGGGCTCCGGGCGAAGAGGTCGCCAAGCTCACCTATTTCGGACTGTATGCCCTGCAGCACCGTGGACAGGAGTCCGCGGGCATCGCAGTGAGCAATGGGTCCCAGATCCTGGTCTTCAAAGACATGGGTCTGGTCTCACAAGTCTTCGACGAAACCTCTCTCAGCTCTCTTCAGGGCCATATCGCGGTGGGCCATGCCCGCTACTCCACCACCGGAGCCTCGGTGTGGGAGAACGCGCAGCCCACGTTCCGTGCCACCGCGCACGGCTCGATCGCCCTCGGTCACAACGGCAACCTGGTCAATACGGCCCAGCTCGCCGCACTCGTCGCCGAGCTGCCCAAGGAGCACGGCCGCTCCACGCAGCTGGCCGCGACCAACGACACCGATCTGATCACCGCGCTCCTGGCGGGCCAGACCGATGACGACGGCAAGCCCCTCACGATCGAGGACGCCGCTCCCAAGGTGCTGCCCGAAGCCAAGGGCGCCTTCTCGCTGGTCTTCATGGACGAGCACACCCTCTACGCGGCCCGCGACCCGCAGGGCATCCGCCCGCTGGTCCTCGGCCGTCTGGAGCGCGGGTGGGTGGTGGCCTCCGAGTCCGCCGCCCTCGACATCTGCGGCGCCGCCTTCGTCCGCGAGGTCGAGCCGGGCGAGCTGATCGCCATCGACGAGAACGGTCTGCGCAGCACCCGATTCGCAGAAGCGAAGCCCAAGGGCTGTGTCTTCGAGTACGTCTATCTGGCGCGCCCCGACACGGACATCGCCGGCCGGAACGTCTACCTCTCGCGGGTCGAGATGGGCCGGAAGCTGGCCGCCGAAGCTCCGGCGGAAGCCGATCTGGTGATAGCGACGCCCGAGTCGGGTACGCCCGCGGCGATCGGTTACGCCGAGGCCAGCGGGATTCCGTACGGCTCGGGCCTGGTCAAGAACGCCTATGTCGGCCGGACCTTCATCCAGCCGTCCCAGACGATCCGCCAGCTCGGCATCCGCCTGAAGCTCAACCCGCTCAAGGAAGTCATCCGCGGGAAGCGCCTGGTGGTCGTCGACGACTCGATCGTCCGCGGCAACACCCAGCGCGCCCTGGTCAAGATGCTCCGTGAGGCGGGCGCGGCCGAGATCCACATCCGGATCTCCTCCCCGCCCGTGAAGTGGCCCTGCTTCTTCGGCATCGACTTCGCCACCCGCGCCGAGCTCATCGCCAACGGCATGTCCGTGGACGAGATCGCGACCTCGATGGGCGCCGACTCCCTCGCGTACATCTCCATCGACGGCATGATCGAGGCGACGACCATCGACAAGCCGAACCTCTGCCGCGCCTGCTTCGACGGCGTGTACCCGATGGAACTGCCCGACCCCGAGCTGCTCGGCAAACAGCTGCTGGAGACCGAGCTCGCGGCCGGACCGGCGAGCACCGCCGCCGCCGAAGCGCTCCGTCGCCCGTAA
- the purM gene encoding phosphoribosylformylglycinamidine cyclo-ligase, protein MSAESSERAPHQAAGASYAAAGVDIEAGDRAVELMKEWVKKTQRPEVAGLGGLGGFAGLFDASALKRYERPLLASATDGVGTKVDLARKMGVYDTIGHDLVGMVVDDLVVCGAEPLFMTDYICVGKVFPERVAAIVKGIAEGCVLAGCSLVGGETAEHPGLLGEDDFDVAGAGTGVVEADRLLGPDRIREGDAVIAMASSGLHSNGYSLVRHVVFDRAGWALDREIAEFGRTLGEELLEPTRIYSLDCLALTRTTEVHGFSHITGGGLANNLARVIPDHLHATVDRSTWTPGAVFDVVGGAGQVERLELEKTLNMGVGMMAVVPAESVDAALATFEDRGLDAWVAGEITGRGAHSTGAELTGDYAK, encoded by the coding sequence ATGTCTGCTGAATCTTCCGAGCGTGCTCCGCACCAGGCCGCCGGTGCCAGCTACGCGGCTGCCGGCGTCGACATCGAAGCCGGTGACCGCGCCGTCGAGCTGATGAAGGAGTGGGTGAAGAAGACACAGCGCCCCGAGGTCGCGGGCCTTGGCGGGCTCGGCGGATTCGCCGGCCTCTTCGACGCCTCGGCCCTGAAGCGGTACGAGCGGCCGCTGCTCGCCTCCGCGACCGACGGCGTGGGTACCAAGGTCGACCTCGCCCGCAAGATGGGCGTGTACGACACCATCGGCCACGACCTCGTCGGCATGGTCGTGGACGACCTGGTCGTCTGCGGCGCCGAACCGCTCTTCATGACCGACTACATCTGTGTCGGCAAGGTCTTCCCCGAGCGTGTCGCCGCGATCGTCAAGGGCATCGCCGAAGGCTGTGTGCTGGCCGGCTGCTCGCTGGTCGGCGGCGAGACCGCCGAACACCCCGGCCTGCTCGGCGAGGACGACTTCGACGTCGCGGGCGCCGGTACGGGCGTGGTGGAGGCGGACCGGCTGCTGGGCCCGGACCGGATCCGCGAGGGTGACGCGGTCATCGCGATGGCCTCGTCCGGACTTCACTCGAACGGGTACTCGCTGGTGCGCCATGTCGTCTTCGACCGGGCCGGCTGGGCGCTGGACCGGGAGATCGCGGAGTTCGGCAGGACGCTGGGCGAGGAGCTGCTGGAGCCGACCAGGATCTACTCGCTGGACTGCCTCGCGCTGACCCGTACGACCGAGGTGCACGGCTTCAGCCACATCACCGGCGGCGGCCTCGCCAACAACCTGGCCCGGGTGATCCCGGACCACCTGCACGCCACGGTCGACCGTTCGACCTGGACCCCGGGCGCGGTCTTCGACGTCGTCGGCGGGGCCGGACAGGTCGAGCGCCTGGAGCTGGAGAAGACCCTCAACATGGGGGTCGGCATGATGGCCGTCGTCCCCGCCGAGTCCGTGGACGCGGCCCTGGCGACCTTCGAGGACCGGGGCCTGGACGCCTGGGTCGCGGGGGAGATCACCGGACGCGGCGCTCACTCGACGGGCGCCGAGCTGACCGGGGACTACGCCAAGTAG
- a CDS encoding DUF3073 domain-containing protein, whose protein sequence is MGRGRAKAKQTKVARQLKYSSGGTDLSRLANELGASPTSQPPNAEPFEDDEEEDDPYAQYADRYNEDKDEDDESGPSSQRRGA, encoded by the coding sequence ATGGGGCGCGGCCGGGCAAAGGCCAAGCAGACGAAGGTCGCCCGCCAGCTGAAGTACAGCAGCGGCGGAACGGACCTGTCACGTCTGGCCAATGAGCTGGGCGCATCTCCTACGAGTCAGCCACCGAACGCGGAGCCGTTCGAGGACGACGAAGAGGAAGATGACCCGTACGCACAGTACGCGGATCGTTATAACGAGGATAAGGACGAGGACGACGAGTCCGGTCCTTCGTCTCAGCGCCGCGGCGCTTGA
- a CDS encoding Glu/Leu/Phe/Val dehydrogenase dimerization domain-containing protein, translated as MTGARVPDVADVPGVPAVPVDVLHTLFHSDQGGHEQVVLCQDRASGLKAVIAIHSTALGPALGGTRFYPYANEEAAVADALNLARGMSYKNAMAGLDHGGGKAVIIGDPELIKTEELLLAYGRFVSSLGGRYVTACDVGTYVADMDVVARECAWTTGRSPENGGAGDSSVLTAFGVYQGMRASAQHLWGDPSLRGRKVGVAGVGKVGHHLVDHLLAEGAEVVVTDVREDSVRRVTDRHPGRVTAVGDTEALIRTEGLDIYAPCALGGALNDASVPALTAKVVCGAANNQLAHPGVEKDLADLGILYAPDYVVNAGGVIQVADELHGFDFDRCKTKAARIFDTTLAIFARANEDGIPPAAAADRIAEQRMAAARSARDH; from the coding sequence ATGACCGGCGCTCGTGTTCCGGACGTCGCCGACGTCCCTGGCGTCCCTGCCGTACCTGTGGATGTGTTGCACACCCTGTTCCACTCGGATCAGGGCGGACACGAGCAGGTCGTCCTCTGCCAGGACCGCGCCTCCGGCCTCAAGGCCGTGATCGCCATCCACTCCACCGCCCTGGGCCCGGCCCTCGGCGGCACGCGCTTCTACCCGTACGCGAACGAGGAGGCGGCCGTCGCGGACGCGCTGAACCTCGCCCGCGGAATGTCGTACAAGAACGCCATGGCCGGGCTGGACCACGGTGGCGGCAAGGCCGTGATCATCGGCGATCCCGAGCTGATCAAGACGGAGGAACTCCTGCTGGCCTACGGCCGGTTCGTCTCCTCGCTCGGCGGGCGGTACGTGACGGCGTGCGACGTCGGCACGTACGTCGCGGACATGGACGTGGTGGCGCGTGAGTGCGCCTGGACCACCGGCCGCTCCCCCGAGAACGGCGGCGCGGGCGACTCGTCGGTGCTGACCGCCTTCGGCGTCTACCAGGGCATGCGGGCCAGCGCCCAGCACCTGTGGGGCGACCCCTCGCTGCGTGGCCGCAAGGTCGGCGTGGCGGGTGTCGGCAAGGTCGGCCACCACCTGGTCGATCACCTGCTGGCCGAGGGCGCGGAGGTGGTGGTGACGGACGTACGGGAGGACTCCGTGCGCCGCGTCACCGACCGCCACCCGGGCCGGGTCACCGCGGTCGGCGACACCGAGGCACTGATCCGCACCGAGGGGCTCGACATCTACGCCCCGTGCGCGCTGGGCGGCGCGCTCAACGACGCGTCGGTGCCGGCGCTCACCGCGAAGGTCGTGTGCGGCGCGGCCAACAACCAGCTCGCGCACCCCGGCGTCGAGAAGGACCTCGCGGACCTGGGCATCCTCTACGCCCCCGACTACGTGGTGAACGCCGGCGGGGTGATCCAGGTCGCCGACGAACTGCACGGCTTCGACTTCGACCGGTGCAAGACGAAGGCGGCGAGGATCTTCGACACCACACTGGCAATATTCGCACGTGCAAATGAAGATGGCATTCCGCCGGCTGCGGCGGCCGACCGGATCGCCGAGCAGCGCATGGCGGCCGCCCGTTCGGCCCGCGACCACTGA
- the bldC gene encoding developmental transcriptional regulator BldC has protein sequence MTARTPDAEPLLTPAEVATMFRVDPKTVTRWAKAGKLTSIRTLGGHRRYREAEVRALLAGIPQQRSEA, from the coding sequence ATGACCGCTCGCACCCCTGATGCCGAGCCGCTGCTGACCCCGGCTGAGGTTGCCACGATGTTCCGCGTGGACCCGAAGACGGTCACCCGCTGGGCGAAGGCGGGCAAGCTCACGTCCATCCGAACGCTGGGTGGGCATCGCCGGTACCGCGAGGCAGAGGTCCGTGCTCTGCTCGCGGGTATTCCGCAGCAGCGCAGCGAGGCCTGA
- a CDS encoding DUF6274 family protein codes for MTTAARHETRALLRAHLAAAVGYRHLTRHCAVCHRLLRLAMEPSATEEGRPPARR; via the coding sequence ATGACGACTGCGGCGCGACACGAGACGCGGGCGCTGCTGCGCGCCCATCTGGCGGCCGCTGTGGGCTACCGCCACCTCACCCGGCACTGCGCGGTCTGCCACCGGCTGCTGCGGCTGGCGATGGAGCCGTCCGCCACCGAGGAGGGCCGGCCCCCGGCGCGCCGGTGA